Proteins from one Spirochaetota bacterium genomic window:
- a CDS encoding branched-chain amino acid aminotransferase produces the protein MQDKTRAQLDWKNLPFGYEKTDYNVRYYWKDGKWSTGEMVTDEHIPLHMAAPCLHYGQEAFEGLKAFETKDGRAVVFRPLENAHRLQKSCKRIFIPEFPDDLFMDAVTRVVKANRRFLPPYGTGASMYIRPLAIGIGARVGLGPASEYLFIMFATPVGPYYKGGFKPVKALVVEQFDRAAPQGVGDCKVGGNYAAGLGGGEYGHDLGYPVVLYLDSKEHRYIDEFSTSNFIGIRDNTYITPKSNSILPSITNDSLSIIAQDMGMIVERRPVEATELESFNEVGAVGTAAVITPVNTIRFRDRDFTFGDGDNPGPVVKKLYDRLTKIQTGDAEDKFGWLYEVK, from the coding sequence ATGCAAGACAAAACACGGGCCCAGCTTGATTGGAAAAATCTCCCCTTCGGTTACGAAAAAACCGATTATAACGTCCGCTATTACTGGAAAGACGGTAAGTGGTCTACCGGGGAAATGGTAACCGACGAGCATATTCCCCTCCACATGGCGGCCCCGTGCCTTCATTACGGCCAGGAGGCCTTTGAGGGTCTCAAGGCCTTTGAGACAAAGGACGGCAGGGCCGTTGTGTTCCGTCCCCTCGAGAATGCGCACCGGCTGCAGAAAAGCTGCAAGCGCATCTTCATTCCCGAGTTCCCGGACGACCTGTTCATGGATGCGGTCACCAGGGTGGTGAAGGCCAACCGGCGATTCCTGCCGCCCTACGGCACCGGCGCCAGCATGTATATCCGTCCCCTGGCGATCGGGATCGGCGCCCGGGTCGGCCTGGGCCCGGCGAGCGAGTATCTTTTCATAATGTTCGCAACACCGGTAGGCCCTTACTACAAGGGCGGTTTCAAGCCGGTCAAGGCGCTGGTCGTGGAGCAGTTCGACAGGGCCGCTCCCCAGGGCGTGGGCGACTGCAAGGTGGGAGGCAACTACGCCGCGGGCCTCGGCGGGGGCGAGTACGGCCATGACCTGGGATACCCGGTGGTGCTCTACCTTGATTCCAAGGAGCACAGGTACATCGACGAGTTCAGCACTTCGAACTTCATCGGGATACGCGACAACACCTATATTACGCCGAAATCGAACAGCATACTGCCGAGCATCACCAATGACAGCCTCTCCATCATCGCCCAGGACATGGGGATGATCGTGGAGCGGCGTCCCGTGGAGGCGACGGAGCTGGAGAGCTTCAACGAGGTCGGCGCCGTGGGCACCGCCGCGGTCATCACGCCGGTGAACACGATCAGGTTCCGCGACCGCGACTTCACCTTCGGCGACGGGGACAATCCCGGCCCGGTGGTGAAGAAGCTCTATGACCGTCTCACGAAGATCCAGACGGGCGACGCCGAGGACAAGTTCGGCTGGCTCTACGAGGTGAAATAG
- the amrB gene encoding AmmeMemoRadiSam system protein B, which yields MAQAHPLRGLTAALLVAAAAGCAAPGPVHYSSRSDEREFYEGFARDGKTFPSAMDEIHGGIVSHHLFAGGHISAFFATIRKAPAGEAPRTFIILGPDHRRQCAAITAATRRPWKTPFGTCPPDLALADRLCAAGAAAIDEDAFIGEHSVGAVIPFIAHYFPRSKVAPLLLSYRMSWEEARRLGLALAAEAGAGAILILSSDFVHDRSSAEARRLDKRTREILVKFRDEVSAETVRYAEMDCRKGLMALMAYVKARKSGSMEILHNTDSARMAGRNVPTTSYFFVLYGNKKVNTQAP from the coding sequence ATGGCTCAGGCTCATCCCCTCCGCGGACTGACGGCCGCGCTCCTGGTCGCGGCCGCCGCCGGCTGCGCCGCGCCGGGGCCGGTCCACTATTCCTCCCGGAGCGACGAGCGGGAATTTTACGAGGGATTCGCCCGGGACGGTAAGACCTTCCCTTCGGCCATGGACGAGATACACGGCGGTATCGTGAGCCACCACCTCTTCGCGGGCGGACACATCTCCGCCTTCTTCGCCACGATCCGGAAGGCCCCGGCCGGGGAGGCGCCCCGGACTTTCATCATCCTGGGGCCGGACCACCGCCGGCAGTGCGCCGCCATAACCGCCGCGACCAGGCGCCCGTGGAAAACGCCCTTCGGCACGTGCCCGCCGGACCTTGCCCTGGCAGACCGCCTCTGCGCGGCCGGCGCGGCAGCCATCGACGAGGACGCCTTTATCGGCGAGCACTCCGTCGGCGCCGTCATTCCTTTCATTGCCCATTACTTTCCCCGGTCGAAGGTGGCGCCCCTTCTTCTGAGCTACCGCATGTCATGGGAGGAGGCACGCCGTCTCGGCCTGGCCCTGGCGGCGGAGGCGGGCGCCGGCGCGATCCTCATCCTTTCCTCCGATTTCGTCCATGATAGGTCCAGCGCCGAGGCCCGAAGGCTCGACAAGCGGACGCGGGAGATCCTGGTAAAGTTCCGGGACGAGGTTTCCGCTGAAACGGTCAGATACGCGGAGATGGACTGCCGGAAGGGGCTCATGGCGCTCATGGCCTATGTGAAGGCGCGTAAATCCGGTTCCATGGAGATACTCCACAACACGGACTCGGCCCGGATGGCGGGCCGCAACGTGCCCACCACCAGCTATTTCTTCGTGCTGTACGGGAACAAAAAGGTTAACACCCAAGCCCCCTAA
- a CDS encoding DUF3160 domain-containing protein, translating to MKRCIITIAIILFAVTVQDLSGADKKPRTLVVTDERVLLDKPSFKGNAVTMLSKGEKVQLLEKSEHREKYLNFEEPWCYVKTGPGKKGWIYGAYVRDPSGERMDDGGDRGGKSAVEGDIPKTIRLKATPVQFKSRQSLLGAPESGRYKYTEYGFSAAESTRLKKSGFYIRSVKHDRLPNINIDDMVDLYQFYSGIEKPREVVELTEIDETPVYSVTPLFISSDYLLHLYHLLFMRMVEDIEKKKFYPAIKSLTESLAREALKGYRSASDPAMKDAYRLAAAFFCVPLSVMGGSAGDAQIEALVAGEIRSIKSASGFAKSAITGEDEDYSQYRPRGHYNKDEKLRTYFKVMMWYGRIYFPADKPLPAIIITDLLSKKEYLKAWESIYIPTSFIVGRSDDLDVYDFQQAMKKVFGSGYSPGTNPGEKQLKKFSEYLKTLKAPKIISTKTMTGGKAPDLKEAQEMTRGFRFMGQRFIPDSYIFTMFTSPRIGSNARPRNFPRGLDVMAILGSAESERLLESEIREIPRFSEQYRQLKKEFGDYGDDVFSQNIYWGWLNCIRSLFTKPDKGLPAFMGNPEWQYRLLLSAHGSWAELRHDTILYAKQSYAEMGGPEPETVYYAGQPRIPRGYVEPNPLFFRRIVALTDMTMKKLSAAGVLTDEYREKLGVFGGVLKRLAAIADREAGNAPIGDDDFMYIGNCTKTLSGIVLPREEVFMDDTYKKMAVVADVHTDSSSGQVLEVGVGMPKEIFMFVSDRNGARVCIGYVYSYYEFKAPMSARMTDEEWRGKVYNPAGRDYLKQREPSWLRLIPSAD from the coding sequence ATGAAACGCTGCATAATCACAATCGCAATCATTCTATTTGCCGTTACCGTCCAGGATCTCAGCGGCGCTGATAAGAAGCCGCGGACCCTGGTGGTGACGGATGAGCGGGTTCTCCTGGACAAGCCGTCCTTCAAGGGCAACGCGGTGACTATGCTTTCAAAGGGAGAGAAGGTGCAGCTCCTCGAAAAAAGTGAGCACAGAGAAAAATATCTCAATTTCGAGGAGCCCTGGTGTTACGTGAAAACCGGACCCGGTAAAAAAGGATGGATTTACGGCGCCTATGTCCGGGACCCCTCCGGGGAGCGGATGGATGACGGCGGAGACAGGGGCGGGAAGTCCGCCGTCGAAGGCGACATCCCGAAGACGATCCGCCTGAAGGCCACGCCGGTCCAGTTCAAGAGCAGGCAGTCACTCCTCGGGGCCCCCGAATCGGGACGGTACAAGTACACCGAATACGGCTTCAGCGCCGCAGAGTCGACCCGGCTGAAAAAGAGCGGCTTCTACATAAGGAGCGTGAAGCATGACCGCCTTCCCAACATCAACATAGACGACATGGTGGACCTCTACCAGTTCTACAGCGGTATCGAGAAACCCCGGGAGGTCGTGGAGCTTACGGAGATCGATGAGACACCGGTCTACAGCGTCACGCCCCTCTTCATATCGTCGGACTACCTGCTCCATCTCTACCACCTCCTGTTCATGCGGATGGTTGAGGACATCGAGAAGAAAAAGTTCTATCCGGCCATCAAGAGCCTTACCGAGTCCCTGGCGCGGGAAGCGCTGAAGGGATACCGCTCGGCGTCGGACCCGGCCATGAAGGACGCATACAGGCTGGCGGCCGCCTTCTTCTGCGTTCCCCTGTCGGTCATGGGCGGGAGCGCCGGCGACGCGCAGATCGAGGCCCTGGTGGCCGGCGAGATACGGAGCATCAAGAGCGCCTCCGGCTTCGCCAAATCGGCCATTACCGGGGAGGACGAGGATTACAGCCAGTACCGCCCCCGGGGCCACTACAACAAGGATGAGAAGCTCCGCACCTACTTCAAGGTGATGATGTGGTACGGGCGGATCTATTTCCCGGCTGACAAGCCGCTGCCGGCCATCATCATAACCGATCTCCTTTCGAAAAAGGAATACCTGAAGGCGTGGGAATCGATCTACATTCCCACGTCCTTCATCGTGGGACGGAGCGACGACCTTGACGTGTACGATTTCCAGCAGGCCATGAAAAAAGTGTTCGGGAGCGGCTACTCGCCCGGAACAAACCCCGGAGAGAAACAGCTGAAAAAATTCAGCGAGTACTTAAAGACCCTGAAGGCTCCGAAGATCATTTCGACGAAAACCATGACCGGCGGAAAGGCCCCGGACCTGAAGGAAGCTCAGGAGATGACGCGGGGCTTCCGCTTCATGGGCCAGCGCTTCATCCCCGACTCCTACATTTTCACCATGTTCACCTCGCCCCGGATCGGGAGCAACGCCCGTCCCCGGAACTTTCCCCGGGGCCTCGACGTGATGGCGATCCTGGGATCGGCCGAATCGGAGCGCCTGCTGGAAAGCGAGATCAGGGAGATCCCCCGGTTCAGCGAGCAGTACCGCCAGCTGAAGAAGGAGTTCGGCGACTACGGCGACGATGTCTTCAGCCAGAACATCTACTGGGGCTGGCTCAACTGCATCAGGTCCCTCTTCACGAAGCCGGACAAGGGCCTCCCCGCATTCATGGGGAACCCGGAATGGCAATACCGGCTCCTCCTTTCGGCCCACGGATCATGGGCGGAGCTCCGCCATGACACGATCCTCTACGCCAAGCAGTCCTACGCGGAGATGGGCGGCCCCGAGCCGGAGACCGTGTACTACGCGGGGCAGCCGCGGATCCCCCGCGGCTACGTGGAGCCGAATCCCCTTTTCTTCAGGCGGATCGTCGCGCTGACAGACATGACCATGAAAAAGCTCTCAGCCGCCGGTGTCCTCACCGACGAGTACCGGGAAAAGCTCGGCGTCTTCGGCGGCGTGCTGAAGCGCCTGGCCGCCATCGCCGACAGGGAGGCGGGCAACGCCCCCATCGGCGACGATGACTTCATGTACATAGGAAACTGCACGAAGACACTATCCGGCATCGTTCTCCCCCGCGAGGAAGTCTTCATGGACGACACCTACAAGAAAATGGCCGTCGTCGCCGACGTGCACACGGATTCCTCCTCCGGCCAGGTGCTGGAAGTGGGCGTGGGCATGCCGAAGGAGATCTTCATGTTCGTGAGCGACCGGAACGGCGCCCGGGTCTGCATCGGCTACGTGTATTCGTACTACGAGTTCAAGGCGCCCATGAGCGCCCGCATGACCGACGAGGAATGGCGCGGCAAGGTGTACAATCCCGCGGGCAGGGACTACCTGAAGCAGCGGGAACCGTCATGGCTCAGGCTCATCCCCTCCGCGGACTGA
- the glpK gene encoding glycerol kinase GlpK, whose product MGTRFIIAIDLGTTGNRVFCFNEQGLPISSAYKEFTQHFPKPGWVEHDAEEIWDSVSALIPQAISRGSLNPSDAIGIGITNQRETSLLWDKTSGRPIHRAIVWQCRRTTDICNELKKAGHESVFRNTTGLVIDAYFSGTKVKWLLDNVQGARALAESGKLLFGTIDTWILWKLTDGVSHATDYTNASRTLMYDIRKKEWSDELLNILSVPKKILPTVMASASKFGVTRNAPGLPDGVVIGGIAGDQQAAMVGQNCVTVGSSKNTYGTGCFMLMNNGDTFAISHNGLLTTLACDDGGRPVYALEGSVFIGGAVVQWLRDYLKFFAVSADSEDMAKSVARESNVVVVPAFVGLGAPHWNMDARGAIFGLTRDTSREEIVMAALKAIALQSRDLVEAMEDDTGTTIPELRVDGGATKNSFLMQFQADILDIPVLLPEITESTALGAAYLAGITGGVYGSISEIAKNNKISSKYTPAMDAPVREHQIAIWKDAIRRLLL is encoded by the coding sequence ATGGGAACGCGTTTTATCATAGCCATAGACCTCGGCACCACCGGCAACAGGGTCTTCTGTTTCAACGAACAGGGCCTGCCGATCTCGAGCGCCTACAAGGAGTTCACCCAGCACTTCCCGAAACCGGGATGGGTGGAGCACGACGCGGAGGAGATATGGGACTCCGTGAGCGCCCTCATCCCCCAGGCGATCTCCCGGGGAAGCCTCAATCCGTCCGACGCCATCGGCATCGGCATCACCAACCAGCGCGAAACGTCCCTCCTCTGGGACAAGACCAGCGGCAGGCCGATCCACCGGGCCATCGTGTGGCAGTGCCGCCGCACGACCGACATCTGCAACGAGCTGAAGAAGGCGGGCCACGAAAGCGTTTTCCGCAACACCACCGGCCTGGTCATAGACGCCTACTTTTCAGGCACCAAGGTCAAGTGGCTCCTGGACAACGTGCAGGGGGCCCGGGCCCTGGCCGAAAGCGGCAAGCTCCTCTTCGGCACCATCGACACCTGGATCCTGTGGAAGCTGACGGACGGCGTGTCCCACGCCACGGATTACACCAACGCGTCCCGCACCCTCATGTACGACATCCGCAAGAAGGAATGGTCCGATGAGCTGCTGAACATCCTCTCCGTTCCGAAAAAGATACTCCCCACGGTCATGGCGTCGGCGTCGAAATTCGGCGTCACCAGGAACGCGCCGGGCCTTCCGGACGGCGTCGTCATTGGCGGCATCGCCGGCGACCAGCAGGCGGCCATGGTGGGACAGAACTGCGTCACTGTCGGGAGCTCAAAGAACACCTACGGCACCGGCTGTTTCATGCTGATGAACAACGGCGACACCTTCGCCATTTCCCATAACGGCCTCCTCACCACCCTCGCCTGCGACGACGGCGGGCGCCCGGTCTACGCGCTGGAGGGCTCGGTCTTCATAGGCGGCGCCGTGGTGCAGTGGCTGCGGGACTACCTGAAGTTCTTCGCCGTAAGCGCCGATTCGGAGGACATGGCGAAATCCGTGGCCAGGGAGAGCAATGTCGTCGTGGTTCCCGCCTTCGTGGGACTGGGAGCGCCCCACTGGAACATGGACGCCCGGGGAGCCATTTTCGGGTTGACCCGGGACACGTCCCGTGAGGAAATCGTCATGGCGGCCCTCAAGGCCATAGCCCTCCAGTCGAGGGACCTGGTCGAAGCGATGGAGGACGACACCGGGACGACGATCCCGGAGCTGCGCGTCGACGGCGGGGCCACCAAAAACAGCTTCCTGATGCAGTTCCAGGCCGACATCCTTGACATCCCGGTACTGCTTCCGGAGATCACGGAGTCGACGGCCCTGGGGGCGGCCTACCTGGCCGGCATCACCGGGGGGGTGTACGGCTCCATCAGTGAAATAGCGAAGAACAACAAGATATCGTCAAAATATACTCCAGCCATGGACGCTCCCGTGCGAGAGCACCAGATCGCCATCTGGAAGGACGCCATCAGGAGATTGTTGCTGTAG